Proteins encoded within one genomic window of uncultured Draconibacterium sp.:
- a CDS encoding MFS transporter, protein MSKFSKNIPRLYLVKISKWFNMVMPIVVLFYQSNNMGMHEIFVLKAIYSIAIVGMEIPSGWMADVWGRKKTLVLGSILGSLGFLIYSFSYGFWAFVAAEIILGIGHSFVSGADSAMLYDSLKADKRTDKYVREEGRITSVGNFSEAIAGVVGGLLAVISLRTPFYFQFGVAAIAIPAALTMMEPKIHSTEHIHSVMKMVQNIRKTFVTNHNLRVAILLSSVTGTATLTFAWFVQPFFKAIGLPVEFFGVFWTALNLTVGVSTVFAYKVEEFLGRRWSILLVIILLSVGYVFSGITISYWGLGFLFLFYLVRGLATPIFKNYINQYTDSEVRATMLSVRNFIIRIAFAGIGPLLGWITDNISLSKAFLLAGIIYLVAAIAVTFPWLRNKSEEK, encoded by the coding sequence ATGTCAAAATTTAGTAAAAACATACCGCGTCTCTATCTGGTAAAAATCTCGAAGTGGTTTAATATGGTTATGCCAATTGTTGTGCTGTTTTACCAGAGCAACAACATGGGGATGCACGAAATTTTCGTACTGAAAGCCATTTATTCCATTGCCATTGTTGGTATGGAAATTCCCTCGGGCTGGATGGCTGATGTTTGGGGACGTAAAAAGACGCTGGTTCTGGGAAGTATTCTGGGAAGTCTTGGATTTCTGATCTACAGTTTCTCTTATGGTTTCTGGGCTTTTGTGGCTGCCGAAATAATTCTCGGAATCGGGCATTCTTTTGTTTCCGGTGCCGACTCGGCCATGTTGTACGATAGTTTAAAAGCTGATAAACGTACCGATAAATATGTGCGCGAAGAAGGCCGGATAACCTCGGTTGGTAATTTTTCCGAAGCCATTGCCGGCGTAGTTGGCGGACTTTTGGCAGTCATTAGTTTGCGCACACCCTTCTATTTTCAGTTTGGTGTGGCAGCCATTGCCATTCCGGCTGCACTTACCATGATGGAACCTAAAATTCACTCCACCGAGCATATTCATTCGGTTATGAAAATGGTGCAAAACATTCGAAAAACCTTTGTTACGAATCATAATCTGCGTGTTGCCATATTGTTGTCGTCGGTAACGGGCACGGCAACACTTACTTTCGCGTGGTTTGTTCAGCCCTTTTTTAAAGCAATCGGTCTGCCTGTTGAATTTTTTGGTGTCTTTTGGACGGCGCTAAATTTAACGGTTGGCGTGTCTACTGTTTTTGCCTACAAAGTGGAAGAGTTTTTAGGAAGACGCTGGTCGATACTGTTGGTTATTATTTTGCTCTCGGTCGGATATGTTTTCTCCGGAATCACCATTTCGTACTGGGGACTTGGCTTTTTGTTTCTATTCTACCTGGTGCGTGGACTGGCAACACCAATATTTAAAAATTACATTAACCAGTACACCGATAGTGAAGTGCGGGCCACTATGCTCTCTGTACGAAACTTTATTATTCGCATTGCGTTTGCGGGCATCGGGCCATTGTTGGGTTGGATAACAGATAATATAAGCCTTAGTAAAGCATTTTTGCTGGCCGGGATTATTTATCTTGTAGCAGCAATAGCCGTTACTTTTCCCTGGTTACGAAACAAAAGCGAAGAAAAATGA
- a CDS encoding NUDIX domain-containing protein: MNRAQLFKKLLPGFIPLFVFIAADEIWGTKIGLFVAIGVGVAEMAWIAIKEKRFEKFVLFDTLLLVVLGGVSILLDNDIFFKLKPGLIELILVAVLAISAFSNVNIVGMMGQRYMKDVEFNTAQIQQMRQSMKSLFFIFLVHTVLVFYSAFFMSKEAWAFISGGLFYIIFGVYFLFEMLRQKKKQKALTKEEWVPLVDEQGKVTGQAPRSQVHNGSKLLHPVVHLHVLNNKGAILIQKRPADKQIQPGKWDTAVGGHISAGETLEQALKKEVFEEIGLKDFSAKLQKVYKWESEVEAELIYLFTTYDYKGFGIQSDEVEELRFWTKNQVEKNLGKAIFTPNFEMEFRLLQELKLI; encoded by the coding sequence ATGAACAGAGCACAATTATTTAAAAAATTACTGCCTGGTTTTATTCCTTTGTTTGTTTTCATCGCCGCTGATGAAATATGGGGGACTAAAATCGGGCTTTTTGTTGCTATAGGTGTAGGTGTGGCAGAAATGGCCTGGATTGCCATTAAAGAAAAGCGATTCGAGAAATTTGTGCTTTTCGATACTTTGCTACTGGTGGTCCTTGGCGGGGTTTCTATTCTGCTCGACAACGATATTTTTTTCAAGCTGAAACCCGGATTGATCGAACTGATTCTGGTGGCTGTTCTGGCCATTTCGGCATTCTCAAATGTAAATATAGTTGGGATGATGGGGCAACGCTACATGAAAGATGTAGAGTTTAATACCGCCCAGATACAGCAGATGCGACAAAGTATGAAGAGCCTGTTCTTTATCTTTTTGGTGCATACAGTTTTGGTGTTTTATTCTGCCTTTTTTATGAGCAAAGAAGCCTGGGCATTTATTAGCGGCGGATTATTTTACATTATTTTTGGTGTTTATTTTTTATTCGAAATGCTTCGTCAGAAAAAGAAACAAAAGGCGTTGACAAAGGAAGAGTGGGTGCCTCTGGTTGATGAACAGGGAAAAGTTACCGGTCAGGCACCACGTAGCCAGGTACACAACGGAAGTAAATTATTACATCCGGTGGTGCATTTGCATGTGCTCAATAATAAAGGAGCTATACTCATTCAAAAACGACCGGCTGATAAACAAATCCAACCCGGGAAATGGGATACGGCTGTTGGCGGTCATATTTCGGCAGGTGAGACTTTGGAGCAAGCACTAAAAAAAGAGGTTTTCGAGGAAATTGGTTTAAAAGATTTTTCGGCAAAACTGCAAAAAGTGTACAAATGGGAATCGGAGGTGGAAGCCGAATTGATTTACCTGTTTACCACTTACGATTATAAAGGTTTTGGCATCCAGTCGGACGAGGTGGAAGAACTTCGTTTCTGGACAAAAAATCAGGTGGAGAAAAACCTTGGTAAGGCTATTTTTACCCCAAATTTTGAGATGGAGTTCAGATTACTTCAGGAACTCAAGCTTATCTGA
- a CDS encoding bifunctional oligoribonuclease/PAP phosphatase NrnA → MKNIDIEIITSIKALLTTSKMKLVIIPHENPDGDAIGSALGLGQVLADFGHEVKVLSANDYPVFLKWFSVDVPVIIYDKDKKKAKSWLKQADAMICVDFNEASRAGKLEKKILEFEKKKVLIDHHPYPTQFCDFMVSETSYSSTAELVFDVLEAAGLNENLSQKAAEALYTGILTDTGGFSHNISKNTFKVVSELLKYEINTDKIQSSVFHNYSADRMKLLGYCLNEKMQVFPEYRAAVISISKEELKRFNFQPGDTEGFVNYPLSIKNIVFSALFIEKDEYVKASFRSKGNFPANEFSSSHFNGGGHLNAAGGESELDFENTLLKFTQLLPEYKHQLLETTI, encoded by the coding sequence TTGAAAAATATTGACATAGAGATTATTACATCGATTAAAGCATTGCTCACAACTTCGAAAATGAAGTTGGTCATTATTCCGCATGAAAATCCGGATGGCGATGCTATTGGATCGGCGCTGGGGCTCGGGCAGGTACTTGCCGATTTTGGACATGAGGTTAAGGTATTGTCTGCAAACGACTACCCCGTGTTTCTAAAATGGTTTTCTGTCGATGTTCCGGTAATTATTTACGATAAAGATAAAAAGAAAGCTAAAAGTTGGCTGAAACAGGCCGATGCAATGATCTGTGTGGATTTTAACGAGGCTTCGCGTGCCGGAAAGCTCGAAAAGAAAATTCTCGAGTTTGAGAAGAAAAAAGTATTGATCGATCATCATCCGTACCCTACGCAGTTTTGCGATTTTATGGTTTCCGAGACGTCGTACAGCTCAACTGCCGAATTGGTTTTTGATGTGCTTGAAGCAGCCGGATTAAACGAAAACCTGTCGCAAAAAGCAGCAGAAGCATTGTATACTGGCATTCTTACCGATACTGGTGGTTTTAGTCATAATATTTCGAAAAACACGTTTAAAGTGGTTTCCGAATTGTTGAAATATGAGATAAACACCGATAAAATTCAATCGTCGGTATTTCATAATTATTCGGCCGACCGTATGAAATTGCTGGGGTATTGCCTGAACGAGAAAATGCAGGTTTTCCCGGAGTACAGAGCTGCGGTGATCAGTATTAGTAAAGAAGAATTGAAGCGGTTTAATTTTCAGCCCGGCGATACCGAGGGATTTGTAAATTACCCGCTGTCGATAAAAAATATAGTTTTCAGTGCGCTGTTTATCGAAAAAGATGAATATGTAAAAGCATCTTTTCGCTCAAAAGGAAATTTTCCTGCAAATGAATTTTCATCAAGCCATTTCAATGGTGGCGGGCATTTGAATGCTGCCGGAGGTGAGTCGGAATTAGATTTTGAAAATACTTTATTAAAGTTCACGCAACTTTTACCCGAGTATAAGCATCAATTGTTGGAGACAACAATTTAA
- a CDS encoding HAD family hydrolase, whose protein sequence is MSKSVLIFDLDNTIYPVSSIAKKLFEKLYAVIEKSGGYEGDLKAIKLEIQRTPFQNVASTFSFSEQLLKECMEVHINLTYDDPMQYFPDYELVRELQQTKFLVTSGFSKLQHSKIDNLGIRNDFKEIVILDLQKSNDTKKDIFKQLLEDYKLSEEEVLIIGDDIKSEIQAGKELGIDTVIYDRLEKYTDLNLSNKIENFAELPKFL, encoded by the coding sequence ATGAGCAAATCTGTATTGATATTCGATCTTGACAACACCATTTACCCGGTAAGTTCAATAGCTAAAAAACTATTTGAGAAGCTTTATGCTGTTATCGAAAAGAGTGGCGGATACGAAGGAGATCTGAAAGCCATTAAATTGGAAATACAACGTACGCCATTTCAGAATGTAGCCAGCACATTTTCGTTTAGCGAGCAATTACTGAAAGAATGCATGGAAGTGCACATCAACCTAACTTACGATGATCCGATGCAGTATTTTCCCGATTATGAATTGGTTAGAGAACTCCAGCAAACTAAGTTTCTGGTCACTTCGGGTTTTAGTAAATTGCAGCACAGCAAAATCGACAATCTGGGCATTCGCAACGATTTTAAAGAAATTGTAATTCTCGACTTGCAAAAATCAAACGACACCAAAAAGGATATTTTCAAACAACTTCTGGAGGATTATAAACTTTCAGAAGAAGAAGTTTTGATTATTGGCGATGATATTAAATCGGAAATTCAGGCGGGAAAAGAGCTTGGAATCGACACGGTTATTTACGATCGTTTGGAAAAATACACTGACTTAAATCTTTCTAACAAAATCGAGAATTTTGCAGAACTCCCGAAGTTTCTTTAA
- a CDS encoding MBL fold metallo-hydrolase produces MACDCDVCTSKNKKDKRLRSSILLNINDKNFVIDAGPDFRQQMLREKVKTLRAILLTHEHVDHIFGLDDIRSYNWVQKNHMEIFAEERVQKAIKRIFNYVFATFIYPGIPKMELRKVDDAPFAVDGVEFVPIRCWHHKLPVYGYRVGGLTYITDTNFIEESELEKVKGTKILIINCLRKEKHLSHFNLEEVLEIVQRINPEQTYLTHISHAFGKYDDVMKELPENVFMAYDGLKLEL; encoded by the coding sequence GTGGCGTGCGATTGCGACGTTTGTACTTCAAAAAACAAAAAAGACAAACGATTACGATCCTCAATACTGCTAAACATTAACGATAAAAATTTTGTGATTGACGCGGGGCCTGATTTCCGCCAGCAGATGTTGCGCGAAAAGGTAAAAACGCTTCGGGCGATTTTGTTGACACACGAGCATGTTGATCATATTTTTGGTTTAGATGATATTCGTTCTTATAACTGGGTGCAGAAAAACCATATGGAAATTTTTGCGGAAGAGCGGGTGCAAAAAGCGATCAAACGCATCTTTAATTATGTGTTTGCCACGTTTATATATCCGGGCATACCGAAGATGGAATTGCGTAAAGTTGATGACGCGCCGTTCGCTGTTGATGGAGTTGAGTTTGTGCCAATTCGCTGCTGGCACCATAAATTGCCGGTTTATGGTTACCGTGTGGGCGGTTTAACCTACATAACTGACACCAATTTCATTGAAGAAAGTGAATTAGAGAAAGTTAAGGGAACCAAAATTCTGATCATTAACTGCTTGCGGAAAGAAAAGCACTTGTCGCATTTCAACCTGGAAGAAGTGCTGGAAATTGTTCAACGAATTAATCCGGAACAAACCTATCTCACACACATTAGTCACGCTTTTGGTAAATACGACGATGTGATGAAAGAATTACCGGAAAATGTTTTTATGGCTTACGACGGATTAAAGCTGGAGCTTTAA
- a CDS encoding FKBP-type peptidyl-prolyl cis-trans isomerase, translated as MNLKLVTRFLLAIVIGVAIVSCIDDGEEYIPPTKAEEAALLDVYLDTLANRGLDIDTTALGVYYITDSIGNGTYPEVGDTCVIKYTGSFMDGSIFDSTGDETWEFILGTEGVIDGFNDGVSVIDEEGSAFLIIPSELGYGETGAGHIPPNTTIVFKVDVVEIKPLH; from the coding sequence ATGAATTTAAAATTAGTTACAAGATTTTTATTAGCGATTGTTATCGGAGTTGCAATAGTATCATGTATTGACGATGGCGAAGAGTACATTCCGCCAACAAAAGCTGAAGAAGCTGCTTTGTTAGATGTGTATCTTGATACTTTGGCAAACAGGGGACTGGATATTGATACAACAGCACTGGGGGTGTATTACATTACCGATTCGATTGGAAATGGTACCTATCCTGAGGTTGGAGATACCTGTGTAATAAAATATACCGGCAGTTTTATGGATGGTAGCATATTTGATAGTACCGGAGACGAAACATGGGAGTTTATTTTAGGTACCGAAGGAGTGATTGATGGATTTAATGATGGAGTAAGCGTTATTGATGAAGAAGGTTCAGCGTTTTTAATTATCCCGTCCGAATTAGGGTATGGCGAAACCGGTGCAGGCCACATTCCACCAAATACTACAATAGTTTTTAAGGTAGATGTGGTAGAAATAAAACCACTTCATTAA
- a CDS encoding SAM-dependent methyltransferase: MATLYLVPNVLADGDWQTVLPVQVEPILTNTKYFIVENIRTARRFMKQVNREINIDECTFYEINKRTNSDDLPRFLKPITDGHDVAVLSEAGCPGVADPGAEVVKIAHKKGIKVVPIVGPSSILLALMASGMNGQNFAFKGYLPVKPQERVKELQALEKTIRSSRQTQIFIETPYRNNQLVSDVLKSCSPSTLLCVAANITGENEFIQTKSIQDWKKVGVPDLHKQPVIFLLG, encoded by the coding sequence ATGGCAACACTTTATCTCGTACCGAATGTTTTGGCCGATGGCGACTGGCAAACAGTTTTACCTGTTCAGGTGGAACCGATTTTAACCAACACGAAATATTTTATCGTTGAAAATATACGCACGGCCAGACGTTTTATGAAACAGGTAAACCGAGAGATAAATATTGACGAGTGTACCTTTTACGAAATTAACAAACGCACCAATTCTGATGACTTGCCACGCTTTCTAAAGCCCATTACTGATGGACATGATGTAGCTGTATTATCAGAAGCCGGCTGTCCAGGTGTTGCAGATCCCGGTGCCGAAGTGGTAAAAATAGCACATAAAAAAGGGATAAAAGTAGTGCCAATCGTTGGGCCGTCTTCCATTCTATTGGCGTTGATGGCCTCAGGGATGAACGGGCAGAATTTTGCTTTTAAAGGTTATTTGCCGGTTAAACCGCAGGAACGGGTAAAAGAATTACAGGCTTTGGAAAAAACAATCAGAAGCAGCCGGCAAACGCAGATTTTTATCGAAACGCCATACCGAAACAACCAACTGGTAAGCGACGTTTTAAAATCGTGCTCGCCATCTACATTACTTTGTGTGGCAGCCAATATTACCGGGGAGAATGAATTTATTCAAACCAAATCAATTCAGGACTGGAAAAAAGTCGGTGTTCCCGATTTGCACAAACAACCGGTAATCTTTTTGTTGGGGTAA
- a CDS encoding helix-turn-helix transcriptional regulator, which produces MNPLSKREMQVADLVHQGYIDKEIANQLNISYETVRTHTKNIRRKLNARHAVDITRIFITKLKENAIQIILAIAATYLIHKHPEIIDTIKTSLVHHLKISFK; this is translated from the coding sequence ATGAACCCCTTATCTAAACGCGAAATGCAGGTAGCAGATTTAGTACACCAAGGGTATATTGATAAGGAAATTGCCAACCAGCTAAACATTAGTTACGAAACGGTGCGTACCCACACAAAAAATATCAGGCGTAAATTAAACGCCCGTCATGCTGTAGATATTACCCGCATTTTTATTACCAAGCTAAAAGAGAATGCTATTCAAATCATTCTGGCTATAGCAGCTACATATCTCATTCATAAACATCCCGAGATAATTGATACCATTAAAACTTCATTAGTACATCATTTAAAAATCTCATTCAAATGA
- a CDS encoding phage integrase SAM-like domain-containing protein: MATFKPVVFKSQSDNHNKADGTTNIKIRVYHNGDSKYIPTRFFIASMYMSKTGEVLEECPEADNLNYELGDIIQSYRKIVLKIGSMKLRQMSCTALRNHLVKFTDPKTENINFVSFSRQIIAEPRKESTSNWYKDSLNALTWFYKSEIIDANDITSSLLNDLIKQLRKKGPGDKPLEPGSINNYLRGIRALFNKYKLEVNDDDLGIIRVHHDPFKKVKIPKYKRKRKNIGTEEIKKIRDSKCDQSRDILGKDVFMMLFYLMGMNIADLYKLEAPISGRVEYERKKMDREEEEDNILLSIKVELELQFLFDKYSSKGFLSDIKNRYATVQNLGKAVNTGLKNICEREEIKKVTTLWVRHSWASLARNKAGATTADVDFCLGHVTKEHKMADIYIEEDYSICDRINRDVINLLE; the protein is encoded by the coding sequence ATGGCAACATTTAAACCTGTAGTTTTTAAGTCCCAATCCGATAATCATAATAAGGCCGATGGTACCACAAATATCAAAATACGAGTGTACCACAACGGCGATAGTAAATATATACCCACGCGTTTTTTTATCGCGTCGATGTATATGAGCAAAACCGGGGAGGTATTGGAGGAGTGTCCCGAGGCTGATAACCTGAATTATGAGTTGGGAGATATTATACAGAGTTACCGGAAGATTGTGCTAAAAATAGGTAGCATGAAGTTGCGTCAAATGAGCTGTACCGCTTTACGCAATCACCTGGTTAAGTTCACCGACCCAAAAACCGAGAACATAAACTTTGTTAGCTTTTCAAGGCAAATAATTGCAGAACCCCGTAAAGAAAGTACTTCTAATTGGTACAAAGATTCGCTAAACGCTTTGACATGGTTTTATAAATCAGAAATAATCGATGCCAATGACATTACTTCATCACTACTAAATGACCTGATTAAACAGCTGAGAAAAAAAGGACCGGGTGATAAGCCACTTGAGCCCGGTTCCATTAATAACTACCTCCGGGGCATTCGCGCATTATTCAATAAATACAAGCTGGAAGTTAATGACGATGATTTAGGGATAATCAGAGTACATCACGATCCGTTTAAAAAGGTAAAAATTCCAAAGTACAAGCGAAAGAGAAAGAATATTGGAACCGAGGAAATAAAGAAAATTCGGGATTCCAAATGTGATCAATCACGTGATATTTTGGGCAAGGATGTATTTATGATGCTGTTTTATTTGATGGGAATGAATATTGCGGATTTGTATAAATTGGAAGCACCAATTTCAGGGAGGGTAGAATATGAAAGGAAAAAGATGGACCGAGAGGAAGAAGAAGATAATATTCTACTATCGATAAAAGTTGAACTGGAATTACAGTTTTTGTTCGATAAATATTCGTCGAAAGGATTTCTTTCTGATATTAAGAACAGGTATGCAACAGTTCAGAATTTAGGAAAGGCTGTAAACACCGGATTGAAAAACATTTGTGAACGGGAAGAAATAAAAAAGGTTACCACATTATGGGTACGCCACAGCTGGGCCAGTCTTGCCCGAAATAAAGCAGGTGCCACAACTGCAGATGTTGACTTTTGCCTTGGCCACGTTACAAAAGAACACAAAATGGCAGATATTTATATAGAAGAAGATTACAGCATTTGTGATCGTATAAACAGGGATGTAATAAACCTTTTGGAGTAA
- a CDS encoding nucleoside-diphosphate kinase — protein sequence MAGNRTFTMIKPGAMRKNYEGAILKMINDAGFKIRAMKLTRMSKTQAGAFYEVHKGKPFYDKLIQFMSSGPIIAAILEKENAIEDFRELIGATNPENAAEGTVRKMFACSVTENAVHGADSDENATREADFFFSTFERFYDYE from the coding sequence ATGGCTGGAAACAGAACCTTTACAATGATTAAGCCCGGAGCAATGAGAAAGAACTACGAGGGCGCAATTTTAAAAATGATAAACGATGCCGGTTTTAAAATTCGTGCGATGAAACTCACGCGCATGTCGAAAACTCAGGCCGGTGCCTTTTACGAAGTTCACAAAGGAAAACCGTTTTACGATAAACTCATTCAGTTTATGAGCTCGGGACCAATTATAGCCGCCATTTTAGAGAAAGAAAATGCCATAGAAGATTTTCGGGAACTGATTGGAGCCACCAACCCGGAAAACGCTGCAGAAGGCACCGTACGTAAAATGTTTGCCTGCAGTGTTACCGAAAACGCGGTTCATGGCGCCGACAGCGATGAAAACGCAACGCGCGAAGCCGACTTTTTCTTTTCTACTTTCGAGCGGTTTTACGACTACGAATAA
- a CDS encoding FKBP-type peptidyl-prolyl cis-trans isomerase encodes MKKTLSYILLILGAVAFFACNDGVDYKKMRDDELALLDEYMAIAHPGAEPTASGLYYFNEPGTGEGDTIKAGDRVQLFYATWSLIEGPDSLLVDETNGYLDGHRYEPYEVTVGAGSSIQGLEEGLTYMQPGTRSRLVINSELAYGQSGSGYSIGAFQTVLMEVEIYKVIPFETSTDEEE; translated from the coding sequence ATGAAGAAAACATTATCATATATTTTATTGATTTTAGGGGCTGTTGCATTTTTTGCCTGTAACGATGGAGTTGATTACAAAAAAATGAGGGATGATGAACTGGCGTTGTTGGATGAATACATGGCAATTGCTCACCCGGGAGCGGAACCTACGGCATCTGGTCTTTATTATTTTAATGAACCTGGAACCGGCGAGGGAGATACCATAAAAGCTGGCGACCGTGTTCAGTTATTTTATGCTACCTGGTCGTTAATCGAAGGTCCGGATAGTTTATTGGTTGACGAAACAAACGGTTATCTTGATGGACATCGATATGAACCGTACGAGGTTACTGTCGGAGCCGGAAGTTCGATTCAGGGACTTGAAGAAGGCTTGACCTATATGCAGCCCGGAACAAGATCGCGCCTGGTGATCAACTCTGAATTAGCTTACGGTCAATCAGGTTCCGGATATTCTATCGGAGCTTTTCAAACGGTTTTAATGGAGGTAGAAATTTACAAGGTTATTCCTTTTGAAACTTCTACCGACGAGGAAGAATAA